In one Gadus morhua chromosome 15, gadMor3.0, whole genome shotgun sequence genomic region, the following are encoded:
- the foxn2a gene encoding forkhead box protein N2 has translation MGPIIGMSPDKKAEFPGMQEQRTGLRGACGAGTLPEAECASSPLATSVDCRGGSEDEELTNLNWLHENLLQNFTLGGPEALTSASPLLDIEGDHGASQGPSSSSHSSAHGKGRERDSLKSKPPFSFSLLIYMAIEQSPRKSLPVKEIYGWILEHFPYFSNAPTGWKNSVRHNLSLNKCFRKVERSLGKANGKGSLWCVDPEYRPNLIQALRKQHFPTADAFCTPPASPPSASSPPRHLFLQGCSFKESDIDAATAMMLLNSAPGHHDDPCDSDTPLDLSRPDSVLVSSDPKQDHNYSSSGSVGLPRCSSRSSSSSLSSVDEGVPQRGPQRGQSHRRRRAGSEGFHSDEDSDLWEERGGRSRPSAPARRAPSSSSSSSSSSSSASSNAASSGSNGSSGAGKRPAGKRARREVKLELDEELKEAAGSLLHLAGIRSCTEASKRGKSKKLGRK, from the exons ATGGGTCCAATTATCGGGATGTCCCCAGATAAGAAAGCGGAGTTCCCGGGCATGCAGGAGCAGCGGACGGGGCTCCGGGGCGCCTGCGGGGCGGGGACTCTGCCCGAGGCGGAGTGTGCCTCCAGCCCGCTTGCCACCAGCGTGGACTGCAGGGGGGGCTCCGAGGACGAGGAGCTGACCAACCTCAACTGGCTCCACGAGAACCTGCTCCAGAACTTCACCCTGGGGGGCCCCGAGGCGCTGACCAGCGCCAGCCCGCTCTTGGACATCGAGGGCGACCACGGTGCCAGCCAGgggccttcctcttcctctcactcttcAGCGCACGgcaaaggcagagaaagggactCGCTCAAGTCAAAGccccctttctccttctccctcctcatctaCATGGCCATAGAGCAGTCCCCCAGGAAGTCCCTGCCGGTCAAAGAGATCTATGGCTGGATCCTGGAGCACTTCCCTTACTTCTCCAACGCCCCCACGGGATGGAAGAACTCTGTCCGCCACAACCTCTCCCTGAACAAATGCTTCCGCAAGGTCGAAAGGAGTTTGGGCAAG GCCAACGGAAAGGGCTCTCTGTGGTGCGTCGACCCCGAGTACCGGCCCAACCTGATCCAAGCTCTTAGGAAGCAGCACTTCCCCACCGCCGATGCCTTCTGCACGCCCCCTGCCTCCCCGCCCAG TGCCTCTTCACCACCTCGACATCTCTTCCTCCAAGGCTGCTCATTTAAAG AGTCTGACATTGATGCTGCCACTGCCATGATGCTCTTAAACTCGGCCCCAGGGCACCACGACGACCCAT gcGACTCGGACACCCCTCTGGACCTCTCGCGGCCCGACTCGGTCCTGGTGAGCAGCGACCCCAAGCAGGACCACAACtacagcagcagcggcagcgtgGGGCTGCCACGctgctcctcccgctcctcctcctcctccctgtcctcggTGGACGAGGGGGTCCCCCAGAGGGGCCCCCAGCGGGGCCAGAGCCACCGGCGGCGCCGGGCGGGCAGCGAGGGCTTCCACAGCGACGAGGACTCGGACCTctgggaggagcgggggggccgCTCCCGCCCGTCGGCCCCGGCCCGCCgcgctccctcttcctcctcctcctcctcctcgtcctcgtcctccgctTCCTCCAACGCCGCCTCCTCGGGCTCCAACGGCTCCTCCGGCGCCGGCAAGCGGCCCGCGGGGAAGCGGGCGCGGCGGGAGGTGAAGCTGGAGCTGGacgaggagctgaaggaggcggCCGGCTCTCTGCTCCACCTGGCGGGCATCCGCAGCTGCACAGAGGCCTCCAAGCGCGGCAAGAGCAAAAAGCTCGGCAGGAAATGA
- the ppp1r21 gene encoding protein phosphatase 1 regulatory subunit 21: MAADLQAKYSKLAQEYSKLRAQNQVLKKGVVDEQANSASLKDQLKQRDQSLRKVEQEMDSLSFRNQQLAKRVELLQEELVTSEAKSKKGKSKGDSPSQQGLQTQSVFDEDLQKKIQENERLHIQFYEAGEQHRHQEGQMRARLEELESQSAQHQAVVDGLNARYTEAVERLQTDKARMETKSQTLEHESKECRMRAEECQQQLRRCQAELSRQLKQSSSVIQEKVPFNDTKLSDFNSLNVPAHNRRHQLKARDLAGQALAFVQDLVAALLNFHSYTEQRVHIYPRDSSIEPISPLNQKFSQYLHENAAYVRPLEDGLLQLHQSITEDTVTVLETVGKLKLFADHFSAYSHFLQKILPYQLKSLEEECNAPFCTAALTAKNRELQRDVTCITTQFDKLSNYINLLALPSVRQDALPQTSMSAVFTQLSACLHSLQDAVKEMSKHYSQKASLEGELSNVTEKLRTTTECLLGSLVSLTNCTSKIATFFSNNLDFFTSSPGYGPKGGPATLDPLQAESMLANKKKAATYLHAIQKPRPQSVPYKEALANRRVLTSSTESREGLTQQVHQSQEKIARLEQEKEHWLLEAQLGKVRLEKESQRIGELEAQLAAAARGAPASVAPATAVPPADASAHDQDDAEAAPKCPGTEPTTSTSLVGMLSTTFSTENVGDEESREQLIKDHYMARVGELTSQLQVSDSKAVHFHAECRALAKRLALAEKSREALSEEVKVANQNVTRLQDDLATTKRSYEDQLSMMSDHLCSMNETLSKQREEIDTLKLGSKANAKKNKGR, from the exons ATGGCTGCGGACCTCCAGGCCAAGTACAGCAAGTTAGCGCAGGAGTACTCCaag CTCCGGGCCCAGAACCAGGTGCTAAAGAAGGGAGTGGTGGATGAACAGGCCAACTCGGCCTCGCTGAAG gaCCAGCTGAAGCAGCGGGACCAGAGCCTGAGGAAGGTGGAGCAGGAGATGGACAGTCTGAGCTTCAGGAACCAGCAGCTGGCCAAGAGGGTAGAGCTGCTTCAGGAGGAGCTGGTCACCAGTGAAGCCAAGAGCAAAAAGGGCAAG AGTAAAGGAGACTCTCCGTCACAGCAGGGCCTGCAGACCCAGAGTGTCTTCGACGAGGACCTGCAGAAGAAGATCCAGGAGAACGAGAGGCTACACATTCAG TTCTACGAGGCCGGTGAACAGCACCGGCATCAGGAGGGCCAGATGCGGGCGcgtctggaggagctggagagccaGTCGGCACAGCACCAGGCGGTGGTGGACGGCCTCAACGCCAGGTACACAGAGGCTGTGGAGAGGCTGCAGACCGACAAGGCCCGCATGGAG ACGAAAAGCCAGACTTTGGAGCATGAATCTAAAGAGTGCAGGATGCGGGCAGAAGAGTG TCAGCAGCAGTTGCGGCGATGCCAGGCTGAGCTGAGCAGGCAGCTGAAGCAGAGCAGCAGTGTCATCCAGGAGAAAGTGCCCTTTAACGACACCA AATTAAGCGACTTCAACAGCCTGAACGTTCCAGCGCACAATCGAAGGCACCAG CTGAAGGCTCGTGACTTGGCGGGCCAGGCTCTGGCCTTCGTGCAGGACCTGGTGGCCGCGCTGCTCAACTTCCACTCGTACACGGAGCAGAGAGTCCACATATACCCCCGCGACTCCTCCATCGAGCCCATCTCCCCGCTCAACCAGAAG TTTTCCCAGTATCTGCATGAGAACGCAGCCTACGTGCGCCCCCTAGAGGACGGCTTGCTGCAACTGCACCAGAGCATCACAGAGGACACTGTCACCGTGCTG GAGACCGTAGGAAAGCTGAAGCTCTTTGCCGATCACTTCTCCGCGTACTCTCACTTCCTGCAGAAGATTCTGCCTTACCAGCTGAAAAG ccttGAAGAGGAGTGCAACGCACCTTTCTGCACCGCCGCCCTTACTGCCAAAAACCGCGAGCTCCAGAGGGACGTGACGTGCATCACGACGCAGTTTGACAAGCTTAGCAACTACATCAACCTCTTGGCCTTACCCA GCGTGCGGCAGGACGCTCTGCCACAGACCAGCATGTCTGCCGTCTTCACCCAGCTGTCCGCCTGCCTGCACAGCCTTCAGGATGCTGTTAAAG agATGTCAAAGCACTACAGCCAGAAGGCCAGCTTGGAGGGAGAGCTGTCCAATGTCACAGAGAAGCTGCGCACCACCACAGAGTGCCTGTTGGGGTCCCTGGTTTCACTCACCAACTGCACTAGCAAG ATCGCCACCTTTTTCAGCAACAACCTGGACTTCTTCACGTCGTCGCCGGGCTACGGGCCGAAGGGAGGCCCGGCGACCCTTGACCCCCTGCAGGCAGAGAGCATGCTGGCTAACAAGAAGAAGGCTGCGACCTACCTCCACGCCATTCAAAAG CCGAGGCCGCAGTCGGTGCCATATAAGGAGGCTCTGGCTAACCGGCGTGTGCTGACTAGCTCAACTGAGAGCCGGGAAGGCCTCACCCAGCAG gtgcATCAGAGCCAGGAGAAGATCGCCCgcctggagcaggagaaggagcacTGGCTGCTGGAGGCGCAGCTTGGCAAGGTGCGCCTGGAGAAGGAGAGCCAGCGCATCGGGGAGCTGGAGGCCCagctggccgccgccgccaggggGGCCCCGGCCTCTGTTGCCCCGGCGACGGCTGTCCCCCCGGCCGACGCGTCCGCCCACGACCAGGACGACGCGGAGGCGGCGCCAAAGTGTCCCGGGACGGAGCCCACGACGAGCACCAGCCtg GTTGGCATGCTATCCACGACGTTCAGCACGGAGAAT GTGGGCGACGAGGAGTCCAGGGAGCAGCTGATCAAGGACCACTACATGGCCCGGGTGGGGGAGCTCACCTCCCAGCTGCAGGTGTCCGACAGCAAGGCCGTGCACTTCCACGCCGAG TGCCGGGCGTTGGCCAAGCGTTTAGCGCTGGCTGAGAAGTCCCGCGAGGCCCTGAgcgaggaggtgaaggtggcCAACCAGAACGTCACCCGACTGCAG GACGACCTGGCCACCACCAAGCGGAGCTACGAGGACCAGCTCAGCATGATGAGCGACCACCTGTGTAGCATGAACGAGACGCTGAgcaagcagagggaggagatcgACACGCTGAAGCTAGGGAGCAAG GCTAACGCCAAAAAGAACAAGGGTCGCTAG